AGGAGTTCCGCAGCCGCTCAGTGATTGCCCCCGGATGCAGAGGAACCATACAGGGATTCGGTCTCGACAGTTACCGGCTCGCCATTGAGAGCCTTCTGGGCTTGGCGACAAGGTAAGGGTGCAAGGAAACAGGAAACGAATTGAAAAGAAAATGAGCGGAAACGAAACCATAGACCAGTACATCCAGTCGCACATCGACCACGAGGGCGACTATCTCTATCGCCTCTATCGAGCCACGAACATTCACACCGTTCACGGCAGAATGGCGAGCGGACACATTCAAGGACGACTGCTGAAAATGCTCGTGAAGATGATTCAGCCGAAGAATATCCTCGAAGTGGGCACGTTCAGCGGCTATTCGGCAATATGCCTTGCCGAAGGACTGGCAGAAGGGGGCAAGCTCTATACATTTGAAATCAACGACGAAATGGAGGATTTCACGCGTCCGTGGATTGAGGGTTCGCCCGTTGCCGACAAGATAGACTTCAGAATAGGCGATGCCAACGAGGAAGCACCGAAACTCGGCGTGGTATTCGATATGGCTTTCGTGGACGGCGACAAGCGAACCTACATTGAAACCT
The Prevotella sp. HUN102 genome window above contains:
- a CDS encoding O-methyltransferase; the protein is MSGNETIDQYIQSHIDHEGDYLYRLYRATNIHTVHGRMASGHIQGRLLKMLVKMIQPKNILEVGTFSGYSAICLAEGLAEGGKLYTFEINDEMEDFTRPWIEGSPVADKIDFRIGDANEEAPKLGVVFDMAFVDGDKRTYIETYEMTMRILRPGGYILADNTLWDGHVIDPAYDKDHQTLGIRNFNDHVAKDERVEKVILPLRDGLTIIRKK